A part of Nesterenkonia lutea genomic DNA contains:
- the rpsO gene encoding 30S ribosomal protein S15, which produces MALDPVVKQEIIKEYATSEGDTGSPEVQVAVLTRRISDLTEHLKVHKHDHHTRRGLMILVGRRRRLLKYLASTDIERYRSLIKRLGIRR; this is translated from the coding sequence ATGGCTTTAGATCCCGTTGTAAAACAGGAGATCATCAAGGAGTACGCAACTTCCGAGGGTGACACTGGTTCACCCGAGGTTCAGGTTGCGGTTCTGACGCGTCGGATCTCCGACCTCACCGAGCACCTGAAGGTGCACAAGCATGATCACCACACCCGTCGTGGTCTGATGATCCTGGTGGGTCGCCGTCGTCGTCTGCTGAAGTACCTTGCGTCCACGGACATCGAGCGTTACCGTTCGCTGATCAAGCGGCTCGGTATCCGCCGATGA
- a CDS encoding class I SAM-dependent methyltransferase, protein MPSRPKPRPGQQALITDPARRRRLGASFSADTSLEEAWRYDAVRPRYPREVVAAMLELSPARRRVGADADDHVAHVDPADPAEPTQAADPAEATASIDAVDRVPDVVADLGAGTGILTRALLAQGAMVHAVEPSLAMTEVLAAQSADQDLELESVQDRLQVHRTTAESTGLGEASCDVVVAAQAWHWFDDALVQAEVRRILRPGGTLAVVANYLDTSVPWVHRLTRIMRAGDVYRPGWTPSVDAAHFGAWRTTLTRWQRSITPEQIRTLSTTLSSWLSADEPARERRRANLDWYLDEHLALPPGEPVQLPYLTVLHTSVLPAPA, encoded by the coding sequence GTGCCGTCCCGCCCCAAGCCGCGCCCCGGCCAGCAGGCACTGATCACCGACCCAGCACGACGACGGCGCCTGGGCGCCTCCTTCTCCGCGGACACCTCCCTGGAAGAAGCGTGGCGCTATGACGCCGTCCGTCCGCGATACCCGCGGGAGGTCGTCGCCGCGATGCTGGAGCTTTCACCGGCACGACGCCGCGTCGGCGCAGATGCCGACGATCACGTTGCTCACGTGGATCCCGCCGATCCCGCTGAGCCCACCCAAGCCGCCGATCCCGCCGAGGCGACCGCCTCGATCGATGCAGTGGACCGCGTCCCGGACGTGGTGGCAGATCTGGGCGCCGGCACCGGCATCCTGACCCGTGCCCTCCTCGCCCAGGGCGCGATGGTCCACGCCGTGGAGCCGTCCCTGGCGATGACCGAGGTGCTCGCCGCACAGAGCGCTGATCAGGACCTTGAGCTGGAGAGTGTGCAGGACCGGCTGCAGGTGCACCGGACCACGGCGGAGTCCACCGGACTGGGGGAGGCGAGCTGCGACGTCGTCGTCGCTGCCCAGGCCTGGCACTGGTTCGATGACGCGCTGGTGCAGGCGGAGGTGCGTCGCATCCTGCGCCCCGGTGGGACCCTCGCAGTGGTCGCCAACTACCTCGACACCTCCGTCCCGTGGGTGCACCGGCTGACCCGGATCATGCGCGCCGGGGATGTCTACCGTCCCGGATGGACCCCCTCGGTGGACGCCGCGCACTTCGGCGCCTGGAGGACCACGCTCACCCGGTGGCAGCGGTCGATCACTCCGGAGCAGATCCGCACCCTGTCCACCACGCTGAGCTCCTGGCTCTCCGCCGATGAGCCCGCGCGCGAACGACGCCGGGCCAACCTTGACTGGTATCTCGACGAACACCTGGCGCTGCCGCCGGGGGAGCCGGTCCAGCTTCCGTACCTCACCGTCCTCCACACCAGCGTTTTACCTGCCCCTGCGTGA
- a CDS encoding bifunctional riboflavin kinase/FAD synthetase — protein sequence MQFWNGLEEVPQGLGPTAVTIGNFDGVHLGHQEVLTRLVSAARGHAGEEDSPARPQAVAITFDPHPLQVHRPDDAPVMLTGTEEKLQRLAETGIDALLVLHYNLDLAGLTAEEFVKTYFADLLHASVVVIGHDVRFGRGNSGNFETMVELGQRYGFTVLGVDDFALSGHTVAETARRCSSTWVREALDTGDVAAAAEVLGRPHAVLGEVVHGAARGRDLGFPTANLASDSEGMIPADGVYAGWLVDATGARWPAAISVGSNPTFHGLERVVESHVIDRPTEAVEDFDLYGQHVRVEFLERLRGMVAYEGVSKLVDQMYQDVEQTRQVLADLPLD from the coding sequence GTGCAGTTCTGGAACGGTCTCGAAGAAGTCCCGCAGGGGCTAGGACCCACCGCAGTGACCATCGGCAATTTCGACGGCGTCCACCTGGGTCACCAGGAGGTGCTCACCCGCCTGGTCTCCGCCGCCCGCGGCCACGCCGGAGAGGAGGATTCCCCGGCGCGCCCCCAGGCGGTGGCGATCACCTTCGACCCGCACCCGCTGCAGGTCCACCGTCCCGATGACGCCCCGGTGATGCTCACCGGCACCGAGGAGAAGCTCCAGCGCCTTGCCGAGACCGGCATCGATGCGCTGCTGGTGCTGCACTACAACCTCGACCTGGCGGGACTCACCGCCGAGGAGTTCGTCAAGACCTATTTCGCGGACCTGCTCCACGCCTCCGTGGTCGTGATCGGTCACGACGTGCGCTTCGGCCGCGGCAACTCCGGGAACTTCGAGACCATGGTCGAGCTCGGGCAGCGCTACGGGTTCACCGTGCTGGGCGTGGACGACTTCGCCCTGTCCGGTCACACCGTGGCGGAGACCGCCCGCCGATGCTCCTCCACCTGGGTGCGTGAAGCCCTGGACACGGGGGACGTCGCCGCGGCCGCTGAGGTGCTCGGCCGTCCCCATGCAGTCCTCGGAGAAGTCGTGCACGGCGCCGCCCGCGGCCGTGACCTCGGCTTCCCGACCGCGAACCTGGCCAGTGACAGCGAGGGCATGATCCCCGCCGACGGCGTCTACGCCGGGTGGCTGGTGGACGCGACCGGAGCTCGATGGCCCGCCGCGATCTCGGTGGGCTCGAACCCGACCTTCCACGGCCTCGAACGGGTGGTCGAGTCCCACGTGATCGACCGACCCACCGAAGCGGTGGAGGACTTCGACCTCTATGGCCAGCACGTCCGGGTGGAGTTCCTGGAACGCCTGCGCGGCATGGTCGCCTATGAGGGTGTGTCCAAGCTGGTGGACCAGATGTACCAGGATGTGGAACAGACCCGCCAGGTCCTCGCGGACCTCCCGCTCGACTAG
- the truB gene encoding tRNA pseudouridine(55) synthase TruB yields MGKKQKPEELEVGSGLVLVDKPAGWTSHDVVGRIRKLAGTRKVGHAGTLDPMATGVLVVGINRATRLLTHIVGVDKTYTATMRLGQSTSTDDAEGEVLQTRFANAVSRERIDAEVAGLTGEIQQVPATISAIKVDGRRAYDRARAGEEVELNARGVSVHRFEVLDIRRIEGGKLVDVDIEVRVSSGTYVRALARDLGEALEVGGHLTALRRTAVGPYSIDQTLTLEQLGEDFGYIGLAEAAGQLFPARELTAEETANLGFGRRVTASGTGADPQLTAAFGPQGDLVALLRDVPAKKGASASPEAADAAQAESVDYQAKPELVFAPATAPAATSNPAPAAASNPAPAAASNPAPAAPAAEVPPEAEEPSA; encoded by the coding sequence ATGGGTAAGAAGCAGAAGCCTGAGGAGCTGGAGGTCGGCTCCGGCCTCGTCCTGGTGGACAAGCCGGCCGGCTGGACCAGCCACGACGTCGTCGGGCGCATCCGCAAACTCGCCGGCACCCGCAAGGTCGGCCATGCCGGGACCCTCGACCCGATGGCCACGGGCGTCCTGGTGGTCGGGATCAACCGTGCCACCCGGCTGCTGACCCATATCGTCGGGGTGGACAAGACCTACACCGCCACGATGCGCCTGGGCCAGTCCACCTCCACCGACGACGCCGAGGGTGAGGTTCTGCAGACCCGGTTCGCCAATGCGGTGAGCCGGGAGCGCATTGACGCCGAGGTCGCCGGTCTCACCGGGGAGATTCAGCAGGTGCCGGCCACCATCTCCGCGATCAAGGTCGACGGGCGCCGCGCCTATGACCGCGCCCGCGCCGGTGAAGAGGTGGAGCTCAACGCGCGCGGGGTCAGCGTGCACCGCTTCGAGGTCCTCGACATCCGCAGGATCGAGGGCGGCAAGCTCGTCGACGTGGACATCGAGGTCCGGGTCTCCTCAGGCACCTACGTCCGAGCGCTGGCGCGGGATCTGGGAGAGGCCCTCGAGGTGGGCGGTCACCTGACCGCTCTGCGCCGCACCGCGGTGGGCCCCTACAGCATCGACCAGACCCTGACACTGGAACAGCTGGGCGAGGACTTCGGCTATATCGGCCTGGCCGAGGCCGCCGGACAGCTCTTCCCCGCGCGCGAGCTCACCGCCGAGGAGACTGCCAACCTCGGGTTCGGCCGACGCGTGACGGCCTCGGGAACCGGCGCGGACCCGCAGCTCACCGCGGCCTTCGGGCCGCAGGGTGATCTCGTGGCCCTGCTGCGCGACGTGCCGGCCAAGAAGGGCGCCTCGGCCTCGCCGGAGGCCGCCGACGCGGCCCAGGCCGAATCGGTGGACTACCAGGCCAAGCCCGAACTGGTCTTCGCACCGGCCACTGCGCCAGCCGCCACGTCGAACCCTGCGCCAGCCGCCGCGTCGAACCCTGCGCCAGCCGCCGCGTCGAACCCTGCGCCAGCCGCGCCTGCTGCAGAGGTGCCTCCCGAGGCCGAGGAACCGTCTGCATGA
- the rbfA gene encoding 30S ribosome-binding factor RbfA — translation MADPARAARLAQRIKVIVAEALRRRVKDERAELITVTDARVTNDLQHSTVYYTVMAPDEDSRTGAEAVLAANQGVLRHELGRQLNIRLTPTLEFVADEIPESAAHMEDLLRKAREQDEQVAALRKDAQPASEEKPYRWQVEEEAAETGAEAEAEAEAKAPEAGTGTEASTSDEAS, via the coding sequence ATGGCAGATCCAGCACGCGCAGCCCGACTGGCGCAGCGCATCAAGGTGATCGTGGCCGAGGCGCTGCGTCGCCGGGTCAAGGACGAGCGCGCTGAGCTCATCACCGTCACCGACGCCCGCGTGACCAACGATCTCCAGCACTCCACGGTGTACTACACCGTGATGGCTCCGGATGAGGACTCCCGGACAGGTGCCGAAGCGGTCCTCGCCGCAAACCAGGGCGTCCTGCGCCACGAGCTCGGACGGCAGCTGAACATCCGGCTGACCCCCACCCTCGAGTTCGTCGCTGACGAGATCCCCGAGTCCGCCGCGCACATGGAGGACCTGCTGCGCAAGGCCCGGGAGCAGGACGAGCAGGTCGCGGCGCTCCGCAAGGACGCGCAGCCGGCCTCCGAGGAGAAGCCCTACCGCTGGCAGGTCGAGGAAGAGGCAGCTGAGACTGGCGCCGAGGCCGAGGCCGAGGCCGAGGCCAAGGCCCCTGAGGCCGGGACGGGAACTGAGGCATCGACCTCGGACGAGGCCAGCTGA
- the infB gene encoding translation initiation factor IF-2 yields the protein MAKARVHELAKELGITSKEALAKLQGMGEFVKSPSSTVEPPVAKKLRQAFPDAKPAESPASSSKPAARPGPQKSDGASTPAAETSAPAQSASPAAPSAGSSAPRPGGIKPGPKPAPKPAAKAEPEAPQAAAEPAEQPAKQEPAAPEAEASKPAAKPATGAKPGGPRPGNNPYAPSQGMGAERQTPRPGGAGGPRPGPKPAGPRPGNNPFAPQQGMRNERGGGPRPRGGQGAPGGAPRPGAPRPAGAGGARPGAPAAGGAARPAAARPGGPKPSMMPSQTPAPAGGKPGAPAGGPPRGGRGGGPRRGGAAGAFGRGGSKAKARKSKRAKRQEMEQRQSREIGGVRVPKGDGSTVVRLRRGSSLGDFAEKINAEPAAIVTVLMKLGEMATANQSLDEETFHLLGEELGYPVQIVSPEDEDRELLETFDINIEDELAAEGAEELSARAAVVTVMGHVDHGKTRLLDSIRSAKVTEGEAGGITQHIGAYQVHVEHEGVERGLTFIDTPGHEAFTAMRARGAKVTDIAVLVVAADDGVMPQTIEALNHAKAANVPVVVAVNKMDKEGASPDKVRGQLAEYGLVPEEYGGDTMFVNVSALQHLHIDELLEAILLTADAALELTANPNKAARGVAIEANLDKGRGAVATVLVQSGTLRVGDNMVAGTAHGRVRAMFDEHGDTVKEAVPSRPVQVLGLSSVPRAGDTFLSTSDDRTARQIAEKREAAERNAQLAKRRKRISLEDFDQAVAEGKIDTLNLILKGDVSGAVEALEDALLKIDVGADVQLRVIHRGVGAITQNDVNLATVDNAVILGFNVRPAERVTDLADREGVDMRFYSVIYAAIDDIEAALKGMLKPEYEEASLGSAEVREVFRSSKFGSIAGSIVRSGLIRRNAKARLVRDGNVVADNLTIESLKRFKDDATEVRDGFECGIGLGSFNDIREGDSIETWEMREIPRS from the coding sequence GTGGCCAAGGCCCGCGTACACGAGCTCGCAAAAGAGCTCGGCATCACCTCGAAAGAAGCCCTCGCAAAACTGCAGGGCATGGGCGAGTTCGTCAAGTCGCCCTCCTCCACCGTGGAGCCCCCGGTGGCGAAGAAGCTGCGTCAGGCATTCCCTGACGCCAAGCCCGCCGAATCGCCCGCTTCCAGTTCCAAGCCGGCTGCCCGGCCCGGTCCGCAGAAGTCCGACGGCGCGTCCACACCCGCCGCTGAGACGTCGGCACCGGCCCAGTCTGCCTCCCCGGCAGCTCCGTCTGCAGGTTCCTCAGCTCCGCGTCCAGGCGGCATCAAGCCCGGACCGAAGCCTGCTCCCAAGCCCGCCGCGAAGGCCGAGCCGGAAGCCCCCCAGGCTGCCGCCGAGCCCGCTGAGCAGCCTGCGAAGCAGGAGCCCGCAGCTCCCGAGGCAGAGGCCTCCAAGCCGGCGGCCAAGCCCGCGACCGGCGCCAAGCCAGGCGGTCCGCGTCCCGGGAACAACCCCTACGCACCGAGCCAGGGCATGGGCGCCGAGCGCCAGACCCCTCGTCCCGGTGGAGCCGGCGGCCCCCGCCCCGGTCCCAAGCCAGCTGGTCCGCGTCCGGGGAACAACCCCTTCGCACCCCAGCAGGGCATGCGCAACGAACGCGGAGGCGGCCCCCGTCCCCGCGGCGGTCAGGGTGCCCCCGGTGGCGCCCCCCGGCCGGGCGCGCCCCGTCCAGCAGGCGCCGGCGGCGCACGCCCCGGTGCTCCGGCAGCAGGCGGCGCAGCCCGCCCGGCGGCAGCACGTCCGGGCGGTCCCAAGCCCTCGATGATGCCCAGCCAGACCCCGGCACCTGCCGGTGGCAAGCCAGGTGCCCCCGCCGGTGGTCCGCCACGCGGTGGACGCGGCGGCGGTCCTCGCCGCGGCGGCGCAGCTGGTGCCTTCGGCCGCGGCGGCTCCAAGGCCAAGGCCCGCAAGTCGAAGCGCGCAAAGCGCCAGGAGATGGAGCAGCGTCAGTCCCGCGAGATCGGCGGCGTGCGCGTTCCCAAGGGAGACGGCAGCACCGTCGTGCGGCTGCGCCGCGGCTCCTCGCTGGGTGACTTCGCCGAGAAGATCAATGCCGAGCCGGCAGCGATCGTCACCGTGCTGATGAAGCTCGGTGAGATGGCCACGGCCAACCAGTCCCTGGACGAAGAGACCTTCCACCTGCTGGGCGAGGAGCTGGGCTATCCGGTCCAGATCGTCTCCCCGGAGGACGAGGATCGCGAGCTGCTCGAGACCTTCGACATCAACATCGAAGACGAGCTTGCAGCGGAGGGAGCGGAAGAGCTCTCCGCACGCGCCGCCGTCGTGACCGTCATGGGTCACGTCGATCACGGCAAGACCCGCCTGCTGGACTCCATCCGAAGCGCGAAGGTGACCGAAGGCGAAGCCGGCGGCATCACCCAGCACATCGGTGCCTACCAGGTTCACGTCGAGCACGAGGGCGTCGAGCGCGGCCTGACCTTCATCGATACTCCCGGTCACGAGGCGTTCACCGCCATGCGTGCTCGTGGTGCGAAGGTCACCGACATCGCGGTGCTGGTCGTGGCCGCCGACGACGGCGTCATGCCCCAGACCATCGAAGCGCTGAACCACGCGAAGGCCGCCAACGTGCCGGTCGTCGTCGCGGTCAACAAGATGGACAAGGAAGGCGCCTCCCCGGACAAGGTCCGCGGTCAGCTGGCCGAATACGGTCTGGTGCCCGAGGAGTACGGCGGCGACACCATGTTCGTCAACGTCTCCGCACTGCAGCACCTGCACATCGACGAGCTCCTCGAAGCCATTCTGCTCACCGCAGACGCGGCCCTGGAGCTCACCGCGAACCCGAACAAGGCAGCACGCGGTGTGGCCATCGAAGCGAACCTGGACAAGGGTCGCGGCGCCGTGGCCACTGTGCTGGTCCAGTCGGGCACGCTGCGTGTGGGCGACAACATGGTCGCGGGCACCGCCCACGGCCGCGTCCGCGCCATGTTCGACGAGCACGGCGACACCGTCAAGGAGGCAGTGCCCTCCCGTCCGGTGCAGGTGCTGGGTCTGTCCTCGGTGCCCCGCGCCGGTGACACCTTCCTGTCCACCTCCGATGACCGCACGGCACGCCAGATCGCCGAGAAGCGTGAGGCGGCGGAGCGCAACGCTCAGCTGGCCAAGCGCCGCAAGCGGATCAGCCTGGAAGATTTCGACCAGGCTGTGGCCGAGGGCAAGATCGACACCCTCAACCTCATCCTCAAGGGCGACGTCTCCGGTGCCGTGGAGGCCCTGGAAGACGCACTGCTCAAGATCGATGTGGGCGCCGACGTGCAGCTGCGCGTCATCCACCGCGGTGTCGGTGCGATCACGCAGAATGACGTGAACCTGGCCACGGTGGACAACGCAGTGATCCTCGGCTTCAACGTCCGTCCGGCGGAGCGCGTGACCGACCTGGCCGACCGTGAAGGCGTGGACATGCGCTTCTACTCGGTCATCTACGCGGCCATCGACGACATCGAGGCTGCGCTGAAGGGCATGCTGAAGCCGGAGTACGAAGAGGCTTCACTGGGCAGCGCCGAGGTCCGCGAGGTCTTCCGCTCCTCGAAGTTCGGCAGCATCGCTGGTTCGATCGTCCGGTCCGGTCTCATCCGCCGCAACGCCAAGGCGCGCCTGGTGCGCGACGGCAATGTGGTGGCGGACAACCTCACCATCGAGTCGCTCAAGCGGTTCAAGGACGACGCCACCGAGGTCCGCGACGGCTTCGAGTGCGGCATCGGCCTCGGATCGTTCAACGACATCCGCGAAGGTGACAGCATCGAGACCTGGGAGATGCGCGAAATTCCTCGCTCCTGA
- a CDS encoding YlxR family protein, producing MVPVRTCIGCRRQVAQDDVVRLALIAADDAGPAPEQVVWDTARALPGRGAWLHPQRECFDAAVRRKAFNRAFRRSVETKNLQLHDINGTNGTSPPPSTSVQRGATEARKRVQRDGSPMNTDA from the coding sequence ATGGTTCCAGTGCGTACCTGTATCGGCTGTCGTCGCCAGGTCGCCCAGGACGACGTGGTGAGGCTTGCCCTCATCGCAGCCGACGACGCCGGCCCCGCACCTGAGCAGGTGGTGTGGGACACCGCCCGGGCACTCCCCGGACGCGGCGCCTGGCTGCACCCGCAGCGCGAGTGCTTCGACGCCGCAGTCAGGCGGAAAGCCTTCAACCGGGCATTCCGCCGCTCTGTGGAGACGAAGAATCTTCAGCTGCACGACATCAACGGCACCAACGGCACCAGCCCGCCGCCCAGCACTTCGGTGCAGCGCGGCGCGACTGAGGCCAGAAAGCGGGTTCAGAGAGATGGATCCCCGATGAACACCGACGCATGA
- the nusA gene encoding transcription termination factor NusA → MDIDMSALRMLVKEREIPLERLIPAIEQALVLAYHKSPGALQHARAEIDQSTGHVTVWAKERDEDGTVIGEFDDTPRDFGRVAASTARQVIMQRIRDAEDDQVLGEFRGREGELISGTIQQGRNPNMVQVDLGSVEALLPPQEHVPGEEYIHGRRLRAFVVDVHRGMRGPSITLSRSHPGLVKKLFEHEVPEIADGSVEITAIAREAGHRTKIAVRAHQSGINAKGACIGSMGSRVRAVMTELNDEKIDIIDHSDDPAEFIAHSLSPSKVKSVTILDEATRSARVVVPDYQLSLAIGKEGQNARLAAKLTGWRIDIVSDATLATS, encoded by the coding sequence GTGGATATCGATATGAGCGCACTGCGCATGCTCGTCAAAGAGCGGGAGATCCCGCTGGAGCGGCTGATCCCCGCCATTGAACAGGCGCTGGTGCTGGCTTACCACAAATCGCCCGGTGCACTGCAGCACGCGCGGGCTGAGATCGATCAGTCCACAGGTCACGTCACGGTCTGGGCCAAGGAGCGCGACGAGGACGGCACGGTCATCGGCGAGTTCGACGACACCCCCCGAGACTTCGGCCGCGTCGCCGCCTCCACCGCTCGCCAGGTGATCATGCAGCGCATCCGCGACGCCGAGGATGATCAGGTCCTGGGCGAGTTCCGCGGCCGCGAGGGCGAGCTCATCTCCGGCACCATCCAGCAGGGCCGCAACCCCAACATGGTCCAGGTCGACCTGGGCAGCGTCGAGGCCCTGCTTCCTCCGCAGGAGCATGTCCCCGGCGAGGAGTACATCCACGGGCGCCGGCTGCGCGCCTTCGTCGTCGATGTCCACCGCGGCATGCGCGGACCCTCCATCACGCTGTCCCGCTCGCATCCGGGACTGGTGAAGAAGCTCTTCGAGCACGAGGTCCCCGAGATCGCCGACGGCAGCGTGGAGATCACCGCCATCGCCCGCGAAGCCGGGCACCGCACCAAGATCGCAGTGCGCGCCCACCAGTCGGGGATCAACGCCAAGGGCGCGTGCATCGGCTCCATGGGCTCCCGCGTCCGCGCGGTGATGACCGAGCTCAACGACGAGAAGATCGACATCATCGATCACTCGGACGATCCCGCCGAGTTCATCGCCCACTCGCTGTCTCCCTCGAAGGTGAAATCGGTCACCATCCTCGACGAGGCCACGCGCAGCGCCCGCGTCGTCGTCCCGGACTACCAGCTCTCGCTGGCCATCGGAAAAGAGGGCCAGAACGCCCGGCTCGCCGCGAAGCTCACCGGCTGGCGCATCGACATCGTCTCCGACGCGACGCTGGCCACGTCCTGA
- a CDS encoding ribosome maturation factor RimP, which yields MAIAPRPTGAQRFTDARARKIAELIIPAVTEQGLHLEELELAANGSGTTLRVSVDLASGTEQVDLDTVAAVSQAISARLDEKDVLPELDSYDLEVSTPGATRPLTEPRHFERNLGRLLEITQTGGSPMLARLQAVDADSITVAEQKPTPKKGMPVKYADPTEISFASITQARVQVEFSHTE from the coding sequence ATGGCCATCGCCCCACGCCCCACCGGAGCGCAGCGCTTCACCGACGCCCGGGCCCGGAAGATCGCTGAGCTGATCATCCCCGCGGTCACCGAGCAGGGTCTCCACCTCGAGGAGCTCGAGCTTGCGGCCAACGGTTCCGGCACCACGCTGAGGGTCTCGGTGGACCTGGCCTCCGGCACTGAGCAGGTGGACCTGGACACCGTGGCCGCCGTCTCCCAGGCCATCTCTGCGCGGCTGGACGAGAAGGACGTGCTTCCCGAGCTGGACAGCTATGACCTGGAGGTCTCCACCCCTGGTGCGACCCGTCCGCTGACCGAGCCCCGGCACTTCGAGCGCAACCTCGGACGGCTGCTGGAGATCACCCAGACCGGGGGAAGCCCGATGCTCGCCCGCCTGCAGGCCGTCGACGCGGACTCCATCACGGTCGCCGAGCAGAAGCCGACCCCGAAGAAGGGCATGCCGGTGAAGTATGCGGATCCCACCGAGATCAGTTTCGCGTCGATCACCCAGGCGCGAGTGCAGGTAGAGTTTTCCCACACGGAGTAG
- a CDS encoding proline--tRNA ligase, whose amino-acid sequence MSHLFLRTLRDNPADAEVASHQLLVRAGYIRRAAPGVYTWLPLGLTVLRKIEEIVREEMHRIGAQEVHFPALLPKEPYEATGRWDDYGDGIFRLKDRKEADYLLAPTHEEVFTLLVKDLYSSYKDLPLSIYQIQTKYRDEARPRAGLLRGREFIMKDSYSFALTEEDQRAAYDAHREAYLRIFDRLGLPVVPVNAQSGAMGGSASEEFLFPCDIGEDTFVESEGGFRANVEAVTTPTPEPIDHTNLPAAQVHHTPGTNTIATLVDAANTHQPREDRAWTAADTLKNVVVAAVLPDGSRRIVVLGVPGDRDVDLKRAEATIGGLIGVGGEVALEAANEADLKKHPGLVRGYIGPGLSLDTPVLGEQGSTGITYLVDPRVVSGSSWITGANEADQHVFGLVAGRDFSWDGIIEAVVVKEGDPAPDGSGPLRTRRGIEMGHIFHLGTRYAQALGLQVLDVNGKLATVTMGSYGFGVTRALAAIAEATHDDKGLIWPLAIAPADVHLVATGKGEELYAAAETLIGELEAAGLSVIYDDRPKVSPGVKFGDAELLGVPMLVTVGRGLKNGTIELKDRRSGESREVPVAEAGAAVLEHVKGLS is encoded by the coding sequence ATGTCCCACCTGTTCCTCCGCACGCTGCGCGACAACCCGGCAGACGCCGAGGTCGCCAGCCACCAGCTGCTGGTCCGTGCCGGTTACATCCGCCGTGCCGCGCCGGGCGTCTACACCTGGCTGCCGCTGGGGCTGACCGTGCTGCGGAAGATCGAGGAGATCGTCCGTGAGGAGATGCACCGCATCGGCGCCCAGGAGGTCCACTTCCCCGCCCTGCTGCCCAAGGAGCCCTACGAGGCCACCGGTCGCTGGGACGACTACGGCGACGGCATCTTCCGGCTCAAGGACCGCAAAGAGGCGGACTACCTGCTCGCCCCCACACATGAGGAGGTCTTCACCCTGCTGGTGAAGGACCTCTACAGCTCCTATAAGGACCTGCCGCTGTCGATCTATCAGATCCAGACCAAGTACCGCGATGAGGCGCGCCCCCGGGCCGGCCTGCTCCGCGGCCGCGAGTTCATCATGAAGGACTCCTACTCCTTCGCGCTCACCGAAGAGGACCAGCGCGCGGCCTATGACGCCCACCGCGAGGCCTATCTGCGCATCTTCGATCGCCTGGGCCTGCCCGTGGTCCCGGTCAACGCGCAGTCAGGAGCGATGGGCGGCTCAGCCTCCGAAGAGTTCCTCTTCCCCTGCGACATCGGTGAGGACACCTTCGTCGAGTCCGAGGGCGGCTTCCGCGCGAACGTCGAGGCCGTCACCACGCCGACGCCGGAGCCCATCGACCACACGAACCTGCCGGCCGCGCAGGTCCACCACACCCCCGGCACGAACACCATCGCCACCCTCGTCGACGCCGCGAACACCCACCAGCCGCGGGAAGACCGCGCCTGGACCGCCGCAGACACGTTGAAGAACGTCGTCGTCGCCGCGGTGCTGCCCGACGGCAGCCGGCGAATCGTGGTCCTGGGCGTGCCCGGAGACCGAGACGTGGACCTCAAGCGCGCCGAGGCCACGATCGGCGGGCTCATCGGCGTCGGCGGCGAGGTGGCCCTGGAGGCCGCCAACGAGGCCGATCTGAAGAAGCACCCCGGACTGGTCCGCGGCTACATCGGCCCCGGGCTCTCCCTGGACACCCCCGTCCTCGGCGAGCAGGGCAGCACCGGCATCACCTACCTGGTGGATCCCCGCGTGGTCTCCGGCAGCAGCTGGATCACCGGCGCCAACGAGGCGGACCAGCATGTGTTCGGCCTGGTGGCCGGTCGCGACTTCAGCTGGGACGGCATCATCGAAGCCGTGGTCGTGAAGGAGGGCGACCCCGCCCCCGACGGCTCCGGCCCGCTGCGCACGCGCCGCGGCATCGAGATGGGACACATCTTCCACCTGGGCACCCGCTACGCCCAGGCGCTGGGTCTGCAGGTCCTCGACGTCAACGGCAAGCTCGCCACCGTGACCATGGGCTCCTACGGCTTCGGCGTCACCCGCGCCCTCGCCGCCATCGCTGAGGCCACCCACGATGACAAGGGTCTGATCTGGCCGCTCGCCATCGCCCCGGCGGATGTGCACCTGGTCGCCACCGGCAAGGGCGAAGAGCTCTACGCCGCGGCCGAGACGCTGATCGGCGAACTCGAAGCCGCCGGCCTCAGCGTGATCTACGACGATCGTCCGAAGGTCTCCCCCGGCGTGAAGTTCGGCGACGCGGAGCTCCTCGGAGTTCCGATGCTGGTCACCGTGGGACGCGGACTGAAGAACGGCACCATCGAGCTCAAGGATCGCCGCTCCGGTGAATCCCGCGAGGTGCCCGTGGCCGAGGCCGGCGCGGCGGTGCTCGAACACGTCAAGGGACTGAGCTGA